Proteins found in one Nocardia brasiliensis ATCC 700358 genomic segment:
- a CDS encoding SHOCT domain-containing protein, whose translation MPAPADGGQPAPLPVPAAGGEDLVSQLERAARLHEQGLLSDQEFADLKQRLLNPPAIPPQRPQPGTPVSTDTGRGDNRVPALLLTGLTAFLSAGLRRRARDETGTSYSLNDGTVVEFDADGRFITPSWSDPSMGTANSVHIFPEPQVTADNPSLKDKGLPPTIEGGITFPSNPNDQMYLSRVPGPEGDNHNWYVAYTYINPRLDDPGAKDKDGWLPYALIVQDQNGYHQVTDPPAKGSGAAAAMAAGLAMWGFQRPAPGTGGGGRSDGPRVRPGPSGPPKPATITGPKGETIPAVPPGATGTTTPTGKGIEYPIPQGTAGLDAKVTSIRVMDPVSTGKYQYPNGYVVYMNNSGQTVNPLTGRTVSNADPYAHIELPPR comes from the coding sequence GTGCCCGCGCCCGCCGACGGCGGTCAACCAGCGCCGCTGCCGGTTCCGGCAGCCGGAGGTGAGGACCTGGTTTCTCAGCTCGAACGCGCGGCCCGACTCCACGAGCAGGGTCTGCTGTCCGATCAGGAGTTCGCCGACCTCAAACAACGACTCCTGAATCCTCCGGCCATACCACCGCAACGCCCGCAACCTGGCACCCCGGTCAGCACGGACACCGGCCGAGGTGACAACCGCGTTCCGGCGCTACTGCTGACCGGACTGACCGCGTTCCTGAGCGCAGGACTGCGTCGGCGTGCGCGCGACGAGACAGGGACCAGTTACAGCCTCAACGACGGCACCGTGGTCGAATTCGACGCCGACGGCCGCTTCATCACACCGAGCTGGAGCGACCCCAGCATGGGGACCGCGAACTCGGTGCACATCTTCCCCGAACCTCAGGTCACCGCTGACAACCCGAGCCTGAAAGACAAAGGGCTACCACCCACGATCGAGGGCGGCATCACCTTCCCGAGTAACCCCAACGATCAGATGTACCTATCCCGCGTGCCGGGCCCTGAGGGCGACAACCACAACTGGTACGTCGCCTACACCTACATCAACCCACGCCTGGACGACCCCGGCGCGAAAGACAAAGACGGCTGGCTGCCCTACGCGCTGATCGTCCAAGACCAGAACGGCTACCACCAAGTCACCGACCCACCCGCCAAAGGCAGCGGTGCCGCCGCGGCCATGGCCGCCGGCCTGGCCATGTGGGGCTTCCAACGACCGGCACCCGGAACGGGAGGCGGTGGCCGCAGTGACGGCCCCCGGGTTCGACCAGGCCCCAGCGGGCCGCCGAAGCCTGCGACGATAACCGGTCCCAAAGGTGAAACCATTCCAGCCGTTCCGCCTGGGGCCACAGGAACAACAACGCCGACAGGTAAGGGTATCGAGTACCCGATTCCGCAGGGTACGGCCGGACTCGACGCCAAGGTAACGTCCATTCGTGTGATGGATCCTGTCAGTACCGGAAAGTATCAATACCCTAATGGTTACGTGGTGTACATGAACAACAGTGGCCAGACTGTAAATCCCTTGACCGGTCGAACGGTTTCAAATGCCGATCCTTACGCCCACATTGAACTCCCACCTAGGTAG
- a CDS encoding methyltransferase, producing the protein MSVSTVTWTEAETVRSARWHSESATPAPSRVLIADDRLPAATAYRLACEGTALLWRGDYHNGRQLLRAMARRIDRKVPARQDDPAEMFRAQRRARNQRARVLGKLLVHLEHDHALALRRAPDVRAACDQAYGPGRGPVLVALTELLGVLSAAQWREKGVPITALGDRIHPHYGVFAPVRGEYVDLVAGAPLPAGAATAFDLGTGTGVLAAVLARRGIRRVVATDDNPRALICARENTDRLRLADTVHVTGPTLYPEGRADLIVCNPPWLPARPTSALERGVYDADSAMLRQFLAGLPAHLTPGGEAWLVLSDLAERLGLRTRPELHAHIAAAGLHVLDRLDTIPHHPRTRDTTDPLHTARTTEITSLWRLG; encoded by the coding sequence TTGTCCGTGTCCACCGTGACCTGGACCGAAGCCGAGACCGTCCGATCCGCCCGCTGGCATTCCGAAAGTGCGACACCGGCACCCAGCCGCGTCCTGATCGCCGACGACCGGCTGCCCGCCGCCACCGCGTACCGGCTGGCCTGCGAAGGCACCGCACTGCTGTGGCGGGGCGACTATCACAATGGCCGCCAGCTGCTGCGGGCGATGGCGCGGCGTATCGATCGGAAAGTGCCTGCGCGCCAAGATGATCCGGCGGAGATGTTTCGCGCGCAGCGCCGGGCCCGCAACCAGCGCGCCCGGGTGCTCGGGAAGCTGCTCGTGCACCTCGAGCACGACCATGCGCTCGCGTTGCGCCGCGCCCCCGACGTCCGTGCGGCCTGTGACCAGGCGTACGGACCGGGCCGCGGGCCCGTGCTCGTCGCGCTCACCGAACTCCTCGGCGTGCTCAGTGCTGCGCAATGGCGCGAAAAGGGTGTCCCCATAACGGCTCTCGGTGACCGCATCCATCCGCACTACGGCGTGTTCGCGCCGGTCCGCGGTGAATATGTCGACCTCGTCGCCGGTGCGCCCCTACCGGCCGGTGCGGCGACTGCTTTCGATCTCGGCACGGGCACCGGCGTGCTGGCCGCGGTACTCGCGCGGCGCGGCATCCGGCGGGTCGTCGCCACCGACGACAACCCCCGCGCCCTGATCTGTGCCCGCGAGAACACGGACCGGCTGCGGCTCGCCGACACGGTCCACGTCACCGGGCCCACCCTTTATCCCGAAGGCCGCGCCGACCTGATCGTCTGCAATCCGCCGTGGCTGCCCGCCCGGCCCACCTCCGCCCTCGAGCGCGGCGTCTACGACGCGGACAGCGCGATGCTGCGCCAGTTCCTCGCAGGCCTGCCCGCCCACCTCACCCCTGGTGGGGAGGCCTGGCTCGTCCTCTCCGACCTCGCCGAACGGCTCGGCCTGCGCACCCGGCCCGAACTCCACGCCCACATCGCCGCCGCCGGTCTACACGTCCTCGACCGCCTCGACACCATCCCCCACCACCCCCGCACCCGCGACACCACCGACCCGCTACACACCGCCCGCACCACCGAAATCACCTCCCTCTGGCGCCTGGGCTGA
- a CDS encoding flavin reductase family protein, which yields MHELFESPADGSGLRRAFANFPSGVVAVCADIDGAPHGLAVSTFVPVSLDPPLVSFCVQNSSSTWPKLAAAGHLGLSLLGTDQQDAARSLGARNGDRFRGTALHRGTGEAVFIDGASAWIEGVPEAEVPAGDHAVVILRIHRIATRTDVDPLVFHGSRFRRLHAEVDIAS from the coding sequence ATGCATGAGCTCTTCGAATCTCCCGCCGACGGCAGCGGCCTACGCCGCGCCTTCGCCAACTTCCCGAGTGGTGTGGTCGCCGTCTGCGCCGATATCGACGGCGCCCCACACGGTCTCGCGGTGAGCACCTTCGTGCCGGTCTCCCTCGATCCGCCACTGGTGTCGTTCTGCGTGCAGAACTCGTCCTCGACCTGGCCGAAACTCGCCGCCGCGGGACATCTCGGCTTGAGCCTGCTCGGCACCGACCAGCAGGACGCCGCCCGCTCGCTCGGTGCCCGCAACGGCGACCGTTTCCGCGGCACCGCACTACATCGCGGCACCGGTGAGGCGGTCTTCATCGACGGGGCGTCGGCGTGGATCGAAGGGGTGCCGGAGGCGGAGGTGCCCGCGGGCGATCACGCGGTCGTCATCCTGCGCATCCACCGCATCGCCACCCGCACCGACGTCGACCCGCTCGTTTTCCACGGCAGCAGGTTCCGTCGATTGCATGCCGAGGTCGACATCGCGTCGTGA
- a CDS encoding NADPH-dependent FMN reductase translates to MTVTVVVGNPKPASRTLTAATLVARGLRPDVEPAVLDLVEFGPALLGWGDPAVGAAVRTVADSEMVVFASPTFKATYTGLLKLFLEQFDGGTGLAGVLGVPVMLGAGPGHALAPDLLLKPVLVELGATAALPGLYLSDRTFQEDGAIDRYSDRWRPVAQALATVKATDHA, encoded by the coding sequence GTGACAGTGACGGTCGTAGTCGGCAATCCGAAGCCCGCTTCCCGCACCCTGACCGCGGCCACACTGGTCGCGCGGGGGCTGCGCCCCGACGTGGAGCCCGCCGTGCTCGATCTGGTCGAGTTCGGTCCCGCGCTGCTCGGCTGGGGTGATCCCGCGGTGGGCGCGGCGGTGCGCACCGTAGCCGATTCGGAGATGGTCGTTTTCGCCAGTCCGACGTTCAAAGCCACCTACACCGGGTTGCTGAAGCTGTTCCTCGAACAGTTCGACGGCGGCACCGGATTGGCCGGTGTGCTCGGCGTCCCCGTAATGCTCGGCGCCGGGCCCGGGCACGCGCTCGCACCCGACCTGCTGCTCAAACCGGTCCTGGTCGAACTGGGCGCCACCGCCGCGCTGCCCGGCCTCTACCTCTCCGATCGCACCTTCCAGGAGGACGGCGCGATCGACCGCTACAGCGACCGGTGGCGCCCCGTCGCCCAGGCGCTGGCCACCGTGAAGGCGACCGATCATGCATGA